Proteins encoded in a region of the Planococcus shixiaomingii genome:
- a CDS encoding creatininase family protein yields MPIIMDMMTMNLNQFKEFQKTANTVLVPIGMIEAHGPHCALGTDVLIPREFVRRLEERVGDKILMAPEVTYGHSWGLAAFAGTIDVSAEAFSNYVFDICKGFQRNGFKNIILFNGHGGNISSLDIVTEKLADLNVRTLTINWYLDYREDIKQITPDPGHAGEDETAMVLAINETYAFTEGVGSHEIPLPKRFRFKDGGKTLYPEAFSGNAEAATAEKGEQLYEMMMKLIVEDIQKLWELERKQGGRADGVALDF; encoded by the coding sequence ATGCCGATAATTATGGACATGATGACGATGAATTTAAACCAGTTTAAAGAATTTCAAAAAACAGCCAATACAGTGCTTGTGCCGATTGGCATGATTGAAGCCCACGGCCCGCACTGTGCTCTCGGGACGGATGTACTCATTCCGCGTGAATTTGTCCGGCGTTTGGAAGAAAGAGTAGGCGATAAAATCTTAATGGCGCCGGAAGTGACCTACGGCCATTCGTGGGGCCTCGCAGCTTTCGCGGGAACAATCGATGTCTCGGCCGAAGCGTTTTCAAACTATGTCTTTGACATTTGCAAAGGATTCCAGAGAAACGGCTTTAAAAATATTATTTTATTCAATGGCCATGGCGGCAATATTTCCAGTTTGGATATTGTGACGGAAAAACTTGCAGATTTAAATGTGCGAACGCTGACCATCAATTGGTATTTGGATTACCGGGAAGATATTAAACAAATCACACCGGATCCTGGGCATGCTGGAGAAGATGAAACGGCTATGGTACTGGCCATCAATGAAACCTATGCTTTTACAGAAGGCGTAGGCAGCCACGAAATACCACTGCCAAAACGGTTTCGTTTTAAAGATGGCGGAAAAACGCTTTATCCGGAAGCTTTTTCCGGCAATGCAGAAGCGGCAACCGCAGAAAAAGGCGAGCAATTATATGAAATGATGATGAAGCTAATTGTGGAAGATATTCAAAAGCTGTGGGAGCTTGAACGAAAACAAGGGGGACGAGCAGATGGTGTTGCGCTGGACTTCTGA
- a CDS encoding ABC transporter substrate-binding protein, which produces MKIKAHWLKLMTFLIMVAFVLVGCQNYSEEGEGTQSTDTPAPAANENFDDKVFNFATNEDIPQLDPHGSAANTAFRATYMLYDRLFTFEGSSTEPQPMLAESYEVSDDGTEYTFNLVKNATFHDGSPVTAEAVQYSFTRAIDVGKSAAGIFNKVIDKDSFEIIDDHTIKITLKQPFAPFISTLGTVYANILNPNLEENHGDDLGESFLAEAEVGSGPYTLESWDRGEKLVMKANPDYWGGAPTMETVNINFVSEASTARLMLEKGEIDLIDNSMISPEVLSQMEGTDGVEIVKATGYQIDYMPMNIESGPLSDVKVRQAIAHSINYDALLESVYLGQAERIVGAVPKGMFGFNPDAKLYEYDLDKAKALLEEAGQAEGLTLEIAISENDEVRSNTALLLQSDLEKVGVTLDIKTYAWPTFLDLVTSGKHDFGLVSWTPDYPDPDYNLWYFAHSSSKGPGFNLAFYENSEVDGLLEEARTNTDETLRENNYKEIQNIMAEEVPYIFVAQPKLQAAARTWVKNYELNPMNVWYVPFHKITKEQ; this is translated from the coding sequence AAACTAATGACCTTTTTAATCATGGTGGCGTTTGTCCTTGTGGGGTGCCAAAATTACAGCGAAGAAGGAGAAGGTACGCAGTCTACAGATACTCCAGCACCGGCAGCCAATGAAAATTTCGATGACAAAGTGTTCAATTTTGCAACGAATGAAGATATTCCGCAGCTTGATCCGCATGGTTCAGCGGCAAACACTGCATTCCGGGCAACATATATGCTGTATGACCGATTATTTACGTTTGAAGGATCTTCCACTGAACCGCAGCCAATGCTAGCCGAAAGCTATGAAGTGTCTGATGATGGAACAGAATACACGTTCAATTTAGTGAAAAATGCAACATTCCATGACGGTTCACCTGTTACTGCTGAAGCGGTGCAGTATTCGTTTACACGTGCCATTGATGTCGGCAAATCTGCAGCAGGTATTTTCAATAAAGTCATTGACAAAGACAGCTTTGAAATCATTGACGACCATACGATCAAAATTACGTTGAAGCAGCCATTTGCGCCGTTCATTAGTACGTTAGGAACTGTTTACGCAAATATTCTTAATCCTAATTTAGAAGAAAATCATGGAGATGATTTAGGAGAAAGTTTCCTTGCGGAAGCGGAAGTAGGCTCCGGCCCTTATACGCTTGAAAGTTGGGATCGCGGAGAAAAATTGGTCATGAAAGCAAACCCGGATTATTGGGGTGGTGCGCCTACAATGGAAACGGTGAATATCAATTTTGTTTCTGAAGCTTCCACAGCGCGCCTAATGCTTGAAAAAGGAGAAATTGATTTAATTGACAACTCGATGATTTCACCTGAAGTCCTTAGCCAAATGGAAGGAACTGACGGAGTCGAAATCGTTAAAGCTACAGGTTATCAAATTGATTACATGCCGATGAATATTGAGAGCGGTCCATTGTCTGATGTCAAAGTCCGACAAGCCATTGCCCACAGCATCAACTACGATGCATTGCTTGAAAGTGTTTATTTAGGACAAGCGGAACGCATTGTAGGAGCAGTTCCAAAAGGGATGTTCGGTTTTAATCCGGATGCGAAACTTTATGAATACGATTTAGATAAAGCGAAAGCTTTGCTCGAAGAAGCGGGGCAAGCGGAAGGCCTCACGTTAGAAATCGCCATTTCTGAAAATGACGAAGTCCGCAGCAACACCGCTTTGCTATTGCAGTCAGATTTGGAAAAAGTGGGTGTAACGCTCGACATCAAGACGTATGCATGGCCGACGTTCTTAGATCTCGTCACAAGCGGGAAGCATGACTTCGGTTTGGTTTCTTGGACGCCGGATTATCCGGATCCGGATTACAACCTTTGGTATTTCGCCCATTCATCCAGTAAAGGGCCAGGATTCAACTTAGCGTTTTATGAAAACAGCGAAGTGGATGGGTTATTGGAAGAAGCAAGAACCAATACGGACGAAACTTTGCGTGAAAATAACTACAAAGAAATCCAAAATATCATGGCTGAAGAAGTGCCGTATATTTTCGTGGCTCAGCCAAAATTGCAAGCGGCAGCCAGAACTTGGGTGAAAAATTATGAGCTTAACCCTATGAACGTTTGGTATGTACCGTTCCATAAAATTACAAAAGAACAGTAA
- a CDS encoding amidase, producing MVSLLDLSLLEVAALYRKKEASPVEVVTKTFERLQKLEPQLNAFITTMEEAALTRARQSEKRFLQNESLHLLEGIPYSAKDLFYKKDSLTTCASRILKDFMPGYSATVLTKLYQSGAILIGKNNMLEFAYGVVHPDYGQTNNPWDVSKTSGGSSSGSVAAVASGVGYFSLGSDTGGSIRIPASYCGAVGLKPTRGLVSTYGVFPLSWSLDHAGPITRTATDAAAVLSTIAGFDPKDPHSQKGSISAFDMGSFGTSVAPKRVGVLPDHKLKTLEPDVQKVYEKTLNTVRGLGWELVEFEVQDWDRTEEIVLNVLLPEAAHIHQKWIHRKEDYAEMTYRQIESGMKKKAIDYLNGLRDLRRYTEAVSTLFKSVDVILTPTVAFPAPAEDPEIGSEEMDEMMFTGPFNISGHPAVSLNMGFTRNGLPVGMQLVGQHFGDMELLQIAYRLEQTRETKLPPVLERFQQKNE from the coding sequence ATGGTTTCCTTACTAGACTTATCGCTTCTTGAAGTGGCAGCTCTTTACAGGAAGAAAGAAGCTTCCCCGGTGGAAGTAGTGACAAAAACATTTGAACGTCTTCAGAAATTAGAGCCACAGCTCAACGCATTTATTACAACAATGGAAGAAGCAGCTTTAACGCGGGCACGCCAATCAGAAAAACGGTTTTTGCAAAATGAGTCGCTTCACCTGTTGGAGGGTATTCCATACTCGGCCAAAGACTTGTTCTATAAAAAAGATTCTCTGACCACATGTGCATCGCGGATTTTGAAAGATTTCATGCCCGGCTACTCGGCGACTGTACTGACCAAGCTTTACCAAAGTGGCGCCATCTTAATCGGAAAAAACAATATGCTGGAATTTGCTTATGGCGTTGTTCATCCCGACTACGGCCAAACAAACAATCCGTGGGACGTTTCCAAAACATCCGGTGGTTCCTCCAGCGGATCGGTGGCGGCAGTTGCCAGTGGTGTCGGCTATTTTTCGTTAGGCAGCGATACGGGCGGCTCGATTCGGATTCCAGCGTCCTACTGCGGAGCGGTCGGCTTAAAACCGACGCGTGGGTTGGTCAGCACCTATGGAGTTTTTCCGTTATCGTGGTCGCTTGATCATGCTGGCCCGATCACTCGGACTGCTACAGATGCAGCTGCTGTTCTTAGCACAATTGCCGGTTTTGATCCGAAAGACCCACACTCCCAAAAGGGCAGTATAAGCGCTTTTGACATGGGAAGTTTTGGGACCTCGGTTGCCCCAAAGCGCGTAGGTGTGTTGCCGGATCATAAATTAAAAACGCTTGAACCGGATGTTCAGAAAGTTTATGAAAAAACGTTGAACACCGTGCGGGGGCTCGGATGGGAACTTGTCGAATTTGAAGTTCAAGATTGGGACCGGACGGAAGAAATTGTGCTGAATGTCTTGTTGCCGGAAGCTGCCCACATCCATCAAAAATGGATCCATCGAAAGGAAGACTATGCAGAAATGACGTATCGGCAAATTGAATCCGGCATGAAGAAAAAAGCGATTGATTATTTGAACGGATTAAGGGATTTGCGCCGATATACCGAGGCTGTTTCAACCCTATTCAAAAGTGTCGACGTCATTTTGACGCCAACCGTCGCTTTTCCCGCGCCAGCAGAAGATCCTGAAATCGGCAGCGAGGAAATGGATGAAATGATGTTTACAGGACCGTTTAATATTTCCGGCCATCCTGCAGTGTCATTGAACATGGGATTTACACGCAATGGTTTGCCTGTTGGCATGCAGCTGGTCGGCCAGCATTTCGGCGATATGGAATTACTGCAAATCGCTTATCGATTGGAGCAGACAAGAGAAACGAAATTGCCGCCTGTTCTTGAGAGATTCCAGCAGAAAAACGAGTAA
- a CDS encoding M14 family metallopeptidase produces MTVQWEIGSLRAAPGEKIKDYLTLPSIEEKLPAFLVNGSKDGPRVLVLGGIHGCEYTSIDAAQKVGASLEPTQVKGKIIVLPIANPASFYARSIYVHPRDQKNLNRMFPGNQNGTDAERLAYWLNELVFKQVDYIIDLHGGDMIEALVPFSIYHVTEDEKVLTASKEMASLFEIDYVIGSSGQVPGSTYGCAAEQGIPAIIAEAGQQGILSEEHSVLLQDGVKNILVSLGVLEGEVKKSESTYISVFDWYRSDFKGLWYPAVLIGDTVKKGQVLGKLTNEFGETVKEVVSHTEGVVLFLVSSLAINDNDPLLAVGA; encoded by the coding sequence ATGACTGTTCAATGGGAAATAGGTTCTTTAAGGGCTGCTCCTGGAGAAAAGATTAAAGACTATTTAACGCTTCCGTCTATAGAAGAAAAGCTGCCGGCCTTTTTGGTCAACGGTTCAAAAGATGGTCCAAGGGTTCTCGTATTAGGCGGCATTCATGGCTGTGAATATACTTCGATTGATGCAGCCCAAAAAGTCGGTGCGAGCCTGGAACCCACACAAGTAAAAGGCAAAATCATTGTTCTGCCAATTGCAAATCCGGCTTCTTTTTACGCACGCAGCATTTATGTTCATCCACGGGATCAAAAAAACTTGAACCGCATGTTTCCAGGAAATCAAAATGGCACAGATGCTGAGCGATTGGCGTATTGGCTTAATGAACTGGTGTTCAAACAAGTGGATTATATCATCGATTTGCACGGCGGCGACATGATCGAAGCGCTGGTGCCTTTTTCAATTTATCACGTCACCGAAGATGAAAAAGTTTTGACGGCTTCAAAAGAAATGGCGTCTTTATTTGAAATTGACTATGTAATCGGCAGCAGCGGCCAAGTGCCGGGGTCTACATATGGATGTGCGGCGGAACAAGGCATTCCGGCTATTATTGCTGAAGCGGGCCAGCAAGGAATTTTAAGTGAAGAACATTCAGTGCTTCTTCAAGACGGTGTGAAAAACATTCTAGTTTCTCTTGGCGTTTTGGAGGGGGAAGTGAAAAAAAGCGAATCTACTTACATCTCCGTCTTTGATTGGTATCGTTCCGATTTCAAAGGGCTTTGGTATCCGGCGGTTTTAATCGGCGATACGGTGAAAAAAGGGCAAGTACTGGGCAAACTGACAAATGAATTTGGCGAAACGGTTAAAGAAGTCGTATCTCATACAGAAGGCGTGGTTCTCTTCTTGGTCAGCTCGCTCGCCATAAATGATAACGATCCATTACTTGCAGTGGGGGCATGA